The proteins below are encoded in one region of Juglans microcarpa x Juglans regia isolate MS1-56 chromosome 4D, Jm3101_v1.0, whole genome shotgun sequence:
- the LOC121261137 gene encoding monoacylglycerol lipase isoform X4 — MSTAEMEQLTSGASNRIIPILKTLRASLIFVYTLLISLILFILPLRPRRLSPSTVVPLTQTPPSKFSKRRMEDDDTARRRALAENLDMGFETRDGECRCRWSTFLFSGVRGNALFCRSWVPVSAELNGRYAHFARQLTSSNFGVYAMDWIGHGGSDGLHGYVPSLDHVVADTGAFLEKLKMENPGIPCFLFGHSTGGSVVLKAASYPQVEGMLEGIVLTSPALRVKPAHPIVGAVAPIFSLVAPKFQFKGANKRGIPVSRDPEALLAKYSDPLVYTGPIRVRTGHEILRISSYLMRNFRSVTVPFLVLHGTADKVTDPLASKDLYNEAASELKNIKLYDGFLHDLLFEPEREEIAQDIIAWMEKRLGAGLGNVGNIW, encoded by the exons ATGTCGACGGCCGAGATGGAACAACTGACCTCGGGGGCGAGTAACCGGATCATTCCAATCCTCAAGACCCTAAGAGCCTCCCTCATTTTCGTCTACACACTTCTCATATCTCTCATCCTCTTCATCCTCCCGCTCCGGCCCCGCCGGCTCTCTCCATCCACGGTGGTGCCTCTGACTCAGACGCCACCTTCCAAGTTTTCCAAACGTAGAATGGAAGACGATGACACCGCGAGAAGGAGAGCCTTAGCCGAGAATTTGGACATGGGCTTCGAGACTCGCGATGGGGAATGCCGGTGCCGATGGTCCACGTTCTTGTTTTCAGGGGTACGTGGGAACGCCCTCTTCTGCCGCTCGTGGGTTCCGGTCTCCGCTGAATTGAA TGGAAGATATGCTCATTTTGCAAGGCAACTAACATCATCCAATTTTGGTGTCTATGCGATGGACTGGATAG GTCATGGCGGGAGCGATGGATTGCATGGATATGTTCCTTCACTTGACCATGTTGTTGCAGACACT GGGGCTTTCCTAGAAAAACTTAAAATGGAGAACCCTGGAATTCCATGCTTCCTCTTTGGTCACTCCACTGGAGGTTCTGTGGTTTTGAAG GCAGCTTCATACCCTCAAGTTGAAGGCATGCTGGAGGGAATTGTATTGACCTCGCCAGCTTTGCGCGTGAAGCCAGCACATCCAATCGTTGGG GCTGTGGCACCTATATTTTCTCTGGTTGCTCCAAAGTTCCAGTTTAAAGGCGCAAACAAAAGGGGCATTCCAGTTTCTAGGGATCCTGAAGCACTGTTGGCAAAGTACTCAGATCCATTAGTATATACGGGTCCCATAAGGGTTAGAACAGGCCACGAGATATTGCGCATTTCCTCTTATTTAATGAGGAACTTTAGGTCAGTGACTGTCCCATTCTTGGTCCTTCATGGAACTGCTGATAAAGTCACGGATCCTCTAGCCTCAAAGGATCTATACAACGAGGCGGCGTCCGAGTTAAAAAACATAAAGCTGTATGATGGCTTCTTGCATGACCTTCTCTTTGAGCCTGAACGAGAGGAGATTGCACAGGACATAATTGCCTGGATGGAGAAGAG
- the LOC121261137 gene encoding monoacylglycerol lipase isoform X2 — MSTAEMEQLTSGASNRIIPILKTLRASLIFVYTLLISLILFILPLRPRRLSPSTVVPLTQTPPSKFSKRRMEDDDTARRRALAENLDMGFETRDGECRCRWSTFLFSGVRGNALFCRSWVPVSAELKGILIIIHGLNEHSGRYAHFARQLTSSNFGVYAMDWIGHGGSDGLHGYVPSLDHVVADTGAFLEKLKMENPGIPCFLFGHSTGGSVVLKAASYPQVEGMLEGIVLTSPALRVKPAHPIVGAVAPIFSLVAPKFQFKGANKRGIPVSRDPEALLAKYSDPLVYTGPIRVRTGHEILRISSYLMRNFRSVTVPFLVLHGTADKVTDPLASKDLYNEAASELKNIKLYDGFLHDLLFEPEREEIAQDIIAWMEKRLGAGLGNVGNIW, encoded by the exons ATGTCGACGGCCGAGATGGAACAACTGACCTCGGGGGCGAGTAACCGGATCATTCCAATCCTCAAGACCCTAAGAGCCTCCCTCATTTTCGTCTACACACTTCTCATATCTCTCATCCTCTTCATCCTCCCGCTCCGGCCCCGCCGGCTCTCTCCATCCACGGTGGTGCCTCTGACTCAGACGCCACCTTCCAAGTTTTCCAAACGTAGAATGGAAGACGATGACACCGCGAGAAGGAGAGCCTTAGCCGAGAATTTGGACATGGGCTTCGAGACTCGCGATGGGGAATGCCGGTGCCGATGGTCCACGTTCTTGTTTTCAGGGGTACGTGGGAACGCCCTCTTCTGCCGCTCGTGGGTTCCGGTCTCCGCTGAATTGAA GGGTATATTGATTATCATTCATGGGCTTAATGAGCACAG TGGAAGATATGCTCATTTTGCAAGGCAACTAACATCATCCAATTTTGGTGTCTATGCGATGGACTGGATAG GTCATGGCGGGAGCGATGGATTGCATGGATATGTTCCTTCACTTGACCATGTTGTTGCAGACACT GGGGCTTTCCTAGAAAAACTTAAAATGGAGAACCCTGGAATTCCATGCTTCCTCTTTGGTCACTCCACTGGAGGTTCTGTGGTTTTGAAG GCAGCTTCATACCCTCAAGTTGAAGGCATGCTGGAGGGAATTGTATTGACCTCGCCAGCTTTGCGCGTGAAGCCAGCACATCCAATCGTTGGG GCTGTGGCACCTATATTTTCTCTGGTTGCTCCAAAGTTCCAGTTTAAAGGCGCAAACAAAAGGGGCATTCCAGTTTCTAGGGATCCTGAAGCACTGTTGGCAAAGTACTCAGATCCATTAGTATATACGGGTCCCATAAGGGTTAGAACAGGCCACGAGATATTGCGCATTTCCTCTTATTTAATGAGGAACTTTAGGTCAGTGACTGTCCCATTCTTGGTCCTTCATGGAACTGCTGATAAAGTCACGGATCCTCTAGCCTCAAAGGATCTATACAACGAGGCGGCGTCCGAGTTAAAAAACATAAAGCTGTATGATGGCTTCTTGCATGACCTTCTCTTTGAGCCTGAACGAGAGGAGATTGCACAGGACATAATTGCCTGGATGGAGAAGAG
- the LOC121261137 gene encoding monoacylglycerol lipase isoform X6 gives MSTAEMEQLTSGASNRIIPILKTLRASLIFVYTLLISLILFILPLRPRRLSPSTVVPLTQTPPSKFSKRRMEDDDTARRRALAENLDMGFETRDGECRCRWSTFLFSGVRGNALFCRSWVPVSAELKGILIIIHGLNEHSGRYAHFARQLTSSNFGVYAMDWIGHGGSDGLHGYVPSLDHVVADTAVAPIFSLVAPKFQFKGANKRGIPVSRDPEALLAKYSDPLVYTGPIRVRTGHEILRISSYLMRNFRSVTVPFLVLHGTADKVTDPLASKDLYNEAASELKNIKLYDGFLHDLLFEPEREEIAQDIIAWMEKRLGAGLGNVGNIW, from the exons ATGTCGACGGCCGAGATGGAACAACTGACCTCGGGGGCGAGTAACCGGATCATTCCAATCCTCAAGACCCTAAGAGCCTCCCTCATTTTCGTCTACACACTTCTCATATCTCTCATCCTCTTCATCCTCCCGCTCCGGCCCCGCCGGCTCTCTCCATCCACGGTGGTGCCTCTGACTCAGACGCCACCTTCCAAGTTTTCCAAACGTAGAATGGAAGACGATGACACCGCGAGAAGGAGAGCCTTAGCCGAGAATTTGGACATGGGCTTCGAGACTCGCGATGGGGAATGCCGGTGCCGATGGTCCACGTTCTTGTTTTCAGGGGTACGTGGGAACGCCCTCTTCTGCCGCTCGTGGGTTCCGGTCTCCGCTGAATTGAA GGGTATATTGATTATCATTCATGGGCTTAATGAGCACAG TGGAAGATATGCTCATTTTGCAAGGCAACTAACATCATCCAATTTTGGTGTCTATGCGATGGACTGGATAG GTCATGGCGGGAGCGATGGATTGCATGGATATGTTCCTTCACTTGACCATGTTGTTGCAGACACT GCTGTGGCACCTATATTTTCTCTGGTTGCTCCAAAGTTCCAGTTTAAAGGCGCAAACAAAAGGGGCATTCCAGTTTCTAGGGATCCTGAAGCACTGTTGGCAAAGTACTCAGATCCATTAGTATATACGGGTCCCATAAGGGTTAGAACAGGCCACGAGATATTGCGCATTTCCTCTTATTTAATGAGGAACTTTAGGTCAGTGACTGTCCCATTCTTGGTCCTTCATGGAACTGCTGATAAAGTCACGGATCCTCTAGCCTCAAAGGATCTATACAACGAGGCGGCGTCCGAGTTAAAAAACATAAAGCTGTATGATGGCTTCTTGCATGACCTTCTCTTTGAGCCTGAACGAGAGGAGATTGCACAGGACATAATTGCCTGGATGGAGAAGAG